The Sulfolobus acidocaldarius DSM 639 genome has a window encoding:
- the cbiD gene encoding cobalt-precorrin-5B (C(1))-methyltransferase CbiD, which yields MSTLKRFGITTGATAAAASKASVIFLIKNETPKTVTIPTPIGLRLEISVGNYSRKESEFCASAKKFSGDNPDILDGLEIIACSGRSNSQTITITAEEGVGTITRPGLKGDVGDKSISPIAKQMIIDAVKEVVSSGVYVKLYVPKGEELAKNTMNPLVGVEGGISILGTTGIEYPVSDEDYIEHIKSEACVVKSTGHKTLVLAPGNTSFKFAREIYGDKVIKIGDNVGSSLKVAEELGFSQVILVSLPGKLVKVAAGMLNTHSKFGDARLETLTFSSVVAGISLEKIQKIVKSLSISEGLSYLTDEERQKVMKVVSDRALEKLKRVSKLKLGVVVISEDGKIMAKSGEV from the coding sequence ATGTCAACACTTAAGAGATTTGGAATAACTACTGGTGCAACTGCCGCAGCAGCATCAAAGGCTTCAGTTATCTTTTTGATTAAAAACGAAACACCAAAAACTGTCACCATCCCAACGCCTATTGGTCTGAGACTAGAGATATCAGTGGGAAATTACAGTAGAAAAGAGAGTGAGTTTTGTGCCTCTGCAAAGAAGTTTTCTGGGGACAATCCTGATATACTTGACGGTCTTGAAATTATTGCGTGTTCAGGTAGGAGTAACTCTCAGACTATAACCATTACAGCAGAAGAAGGGGTGGGCACAATAACTAGACCTGGACTTAAAGGAGATGTGGGAGATAAATCCATTAGTCCAATAGCTAAACAGATGATTATTGACGCTGTAAAGGAAGTGGTAAGTTCTGGTGTTTACGTAAAATTATATGTACCTAAGGGAGAGGAGTTGGCAAAGAACACTATGAACCCTTTAGTTGGAGTTGAAGGAGGTATTTCAATACTTGGTACTACAGGAATTGAATATCCTGTAAGTGATGAGGATTATATCGAGCATATAAAGTCTGAAGCGTGTGTAGTAAAAAGTACAGGTCATAAAACTTTAGTCCTTGCTCCAGGGAATACTAGTTTTAAGTTCGCTAGGGAAATTTACGGTGATAAAGTCATCAAGATAGGGGACAACGTAGGTTCATCGTTAAAGGTAGCTGAGGAGTTAGGGTTTTCTCAAGTGATTCTTGTTAGTTTACCCGGAAAACTCGTTAAGGTAGCTGCAGGAATGCTAAACACTCACAGTAAATTCGGTGACGCAAGGTTAGAGACTTTGACTTTCTCGTCGGTAGTAGCAGGCATTTCCCTGGAAAAAATCCAAAAAATAGTGAAATCCCTTTCCATCTCAGAGGGGTTATCATATCTCACAGATGAAGAACGGCAGAAGGTTATGAAAGTGGTATCAGATAGAGCACTCGAGAAACTAAAAAGAGTGAGTAAATTAAAATTAGGAGTTGTAGTTATCTCTGAGGATGGTAAAATTATGGCAAAGAGTGGTGAAGTATGA
- a CDS encoding precorrin-8X methylmutase, which yields MRENTAVLILTHGSRRNTFVEDMGEVTSYVERKLGIPVYLTHNEFTEPNWRTRLNELLSHGYDHFIFALAFLGRGNHVAHDIMGELNVSDFYRWSETTYNGKRIYAYITKPLADSELVKLAIFYRIKSAFKDVEEGHYIEDPEEIEENTMNMIREKLREIFSVFNDEELEVIARAVYASGNFELAKHVYISYDAIGSGLEALRSGISILTDVKMVKAGIRWEQVENYLDNSSELAKKMGITRTAAAMRLGLNSSKIVVIGNAPTALLEVLRIHEERKVDIPLVVASPPGFTNASEVKEQLIKSGIPCIVVRGSYGGSNIAVAIINELIRRVRI from the coding sequence ATGCGAGAAAATACTGCAGTTTTAATTTTAACTCATGGTTCTAGAAGGAATACGTTTGTTGAAGATATGGGAGAGGTCACATCGTATGTGGAAAGGAAACTGGGAATTCCAGTTTATCTAACACATAATGAATTCACTGAACCTAATTGGCGTACGCGGTTAAATGAACTTTTATCACATGGTTATGATCATTTTATTTTTGCCTTAGCATTTCTCGGCAGGGGAAATCACGTCGCCCATGACATTATGGGCGAGTTAAACGTTTCTGACTTTTACAGATGGAGTGAGACAACATACAACGGAAAGAGGATTTATGCATATATAACCAAACCTTTAGCAGATTCTGAACTAGTTAAACTTGCTATTTTTTACAGGATAAAATCCGCATTTAAGGACGTTGAAGAAGGTCATTATATTGAAGACCCTGAGGAGATTGAGGAAAATACTATGAACATGATAAGAGAGAAATTAAGAGAAATTTTCAGCGTTTTTAATGATGAAGAGCTAGAGGTAATCGCAAGGGCTGTCTACGCATCTGGGAACTTTGAATTAGCTAAACATGTATACATATCTTATGATGCAATAGGGAGTGGTCTAGAAGCTTTGAGATCAGGTATATCGATACTAACTGATGTTAAAATGGTGAAAGCCGGTATTAGGTGGGAACAGGTCGAGAATTACCTTGATAACTCATCAGAATTAGCTAAAAAAATGGGTATAACCAGGACTGCAGCTGCAATGAGACTTGGGCTAAACTCATCAAAGATTGTTGTAATAGGTAATGCACCTACTGCTTTGTTAGAGGTGTTAAGAATTCATGAGGAAAGAAAGGTTGACATTCCGTTAGTTGTTGCATCTCCTCCAGGATTTACTAACGCAAGCGAAGTAAAAGAACAACTGATAAAAAGTGGTATTCCATGTATAGTAGTAAGGGGAAGTTATGGTGGAAGTAATATTGCAGTTGCAATAATTAATGAACTAATTAGGAGGGTCAGGATATGA
- a CDS encoding precorrin-3B C(17)-methyltransferase codes for MKGKLYIVGVGPGSPEMRTIRAVQAIKESNVIVAYTTYADLVKDLTDGKEVITARMKEEIYRARTALEKAMEGNVVSLISSGDPQVYGMAGITLEMMYKNKIQVDFEVIPGVTAGLAAASRLGSPLSMDFASISLSDLLVPAEDILFRVRKAAEADFVIVLYNPINKPLLEKAMKIISEYRKPETPVGIVKGAYRESEEVFTTTLSNWREYEDKINMITTVVVGNSRSYLWGNRILTPRGYERKYSLDVNT; via the coding sequence ATGAAGGGCAAATTGTATATTGTTGGTGTAGGTCCTGGTTCACCAGAGATGAGAACGATTAGAGCAGTTCAAGCCATAAAGGAGAGTAATGTAATCGTTGCTTACACCACTTATGCTGATTTAGTGAAAGACCTAACTGACGGTAAGGAAGTCATAACTGCCAGAATGAAAGAGGAGATCTATAGGGCTAGAACAGCCTTGGAAAAAGCCATGGAAGGAAATGTTGTCTCTCTTATTTCAAGTGGCGATCCACAAGTTTACGGAATGGCTGGAATTACTTTGGAAATGATGTATAAGAATAAAATTCAGGTAGACTTTGAGGTAATTCCCGGTGTTACTGCAGGGTTAGCTGCAGCATCTAGACTTGGTTCACCGCTATCAATGGATTTCGCCTCAATTAGTCTGAGTGACTTACTAGTCCCTGCGGAGGATATCCTATTCAGGGTGAGAAAAGCTGCAGAGGCAGATTTTGTAATAGTCCTGTATAACCCTATAAATAAGCCTCTTCTTGAAAAAGCCATGAAAATTATTTCAGAGTATAGGAAGCCTGAGACTCCAGTGGGAATAGTGAAAGGTGCTTATAGGGAGTCAGAAGAGGTATTTACCACGACGCTCTCGAACTGGAGAGAATACGAAGATAAAATTAACATGATTACTACAGTGGTTGTTGGGAATTCACGTAGCTATTTGTGGGGAAATAGAATATTGACGCCAAGAGGGTATGAGAGGAAATACAGCCTTGATGTCAACACTTAA